In the Necator americanus strain Aroian chromosome X, whole genome shotgun sequence genome, TAAAttagttattagttattagataagaaataataaaacaaataataaaacttttttataCTCTATAAACATGAAAAACTGCTCATACTAAGAGACAGTGATCGTGAGGACATTGCTAGGATCAAACAGTTCCATTGCCGTTAGCACTTCGTCACCTtccgaaaaaacaaaatttaaggaGGAATAAggaattttaaacaaaataactGAGTTAATCTAAATTATTATACAGTATTTCAAATCATTCTGGTCTCTGGCCATTACGGTAAACAGCATAAACAatccattttcaaaatttaaactttctttaatcttttctttttcatttacgTGGAATTTGCTGTTTAGGTATATCGTTTTACAGAAGGATTATGTGAGGTATTGTTTTGAGGATtgcaggtgatttttttcaacaagatTTGCTTACGAGTTTCTTCACTATTTTTGCAgcaaatcagatttttttcactttttttcactaagaacaaatatttttcagtaGCTATACTTCATTTTGCGTGCTTaagaataattaatttatctATTCATGATGTTATCTATTTATtgactattatattatattatgttatgttatatattttatcaCATTTAGTAATGATgttatctatttatctatttacttACCCTTTAATTTTTGCCTACATATGCAACCTTCCgtaaatcttttaaaaaagtccaCATTAAGAACAACATATATTCTCGGATTCAGTTAATAATTTCTATGAAAAGGAGCCCAGTACCTACGTAAATAGCAGGCAACAATGTGTTCCTTGCATTCTTAAAAATCCTTGTCACTTCATGGATTCACACAAGCTTATAGCATAACGAATCGCATACATTGAATGTGTATTTGAAATTAGAAatcttcaaattcaaaataaataaaataaaaaataaataataataaatagtaataataaataataataaaataataataataaataaatagtaataaattaattcAAGTAACTTAATAGTGTGAAATACTTCTTTAacaaactatttttaaaaacttgaaaattatatatatatatatatatatatatatatatatcagagttattcaattttttgaaaatagtttATTGCTGCTGCTGATGTtcacagcgaaaaaaaaagaaaatcaaggaGATTTTGGATAAATAATCCCATAAGCGAATGACACAGTTGTGTTAAATAATGAGTCGTTATGGAgttgctgcaaagaaaaaataaactcatGTAGGAATCGTTGAGTCTGTTAACGAACCCTTTATCTGCAATTTGATCcaggaaacaaaaatgttatttgcatattttcttgttttattgatgtaacattttcttttgttaaccAAAATAAGcactaattttcattgatatctgagaaaaataaaacgattAGATAATGtgagaaggaaaatattttcttagtaAATTCCAGTAACGTGACTTCATCCAGCTGCCTAACATACATATGAGAGTCCATAACCTGAATTGCATGCTAGGTTATTCGATGAAATGGGTCTTATGTAGgatcgaaaaacaaaaacaaggataTTTCATAGGAATGTCATATAAACAACATGTGGTCCAGCTGGATATGAACTGGATATTGAAAGTTTCAGAGGGGAACTCTTAGAAATGCACCTCCTTAGGATCTGGTAAAGTCTCTTacataaacacaaaaaatgttttattagATCCTGTTGATTCGTAAAATGAGAAGCATCCAGAAAAGCAGATGAATCACTCATCCATTATCCTAATTAGGAGATAGATCCGATCAAAGATTGCATCCAAAGGTTATGATGTGGATTTCTCGTCAaagattttccacaaaaaaggagaattttccagagaagCTGTTAATATCAAAAAATCGAGTGGTTCAAAAAACGAAGCGTAGCAAAATTTGCAACATAATCTAGGGAACGCTAAAGTCCTCATTAGTTTTTATAGCAGTTATTGTAGATGAAAGGATTTCTAATGCAAAAATCTCTATAGGCACAAAGTCGGATCCTTGGTATCAATAGCTCCAAAACGAGATATCCTAACGTTTTTCCACTGTTTGACCTCATTTAGTGTGCATTCAACAGCATAGACGaagatttttcctcttccGTCTTCCTCTTCCCGAGAAAGCGTCAAACAGTGCGTTAACCATCGTCGGGTCGTAGtgtaacattttttaaaaaatctaggATTACTAACTTGCTTACGGATCGGAACATTTGCGTGACACGTGAGTAGCTTCGTAGACGTTCCATATTCGTAAGCATCATCAGGAAATTGAAGAATATCCAGTAATTAGGGGCCAATATGCATCTCATCATAGcatatgcagaaaaaaaagaactgcaaCGATTAGTCAATGTTACATCAAAAAGAAACGCTTGGAAGTGTTCGATCGCTTTTAAAACCATTTTATGAAACGTTTCCAGGGCTTATATGGATTTAGTCGAATTGAAATCGTTATTCCCCAAGGCCGCTCATCTATCAGCATAAGACATAGTTAAAACGCCATTTGTCTCCGATGATGAATGGGAACATAGGAACATTTGTTTaggttcgattttttttttttgaaggaaacaaATACCCTTCCCCAACCACCTTTTGAGGTatgattttaatatttatcGATTCATTATAGTTTAtagtatatttttctattttttgatcCTTTTAAGCTTACTGCTCAATGTTTAAAGTAGAAAGAACTAGACGATGAGGGTATGGTTTGAAAATAATCCAACtataaaagagaaatatgatGCTGAAAaccagtaataataataataataataataataataataattataataataataataataataataataataataataataataataataataataataataataataataataataataataataactataaGTATTTGTTCTATTTATACCAATAAAGAGTTTTACTAGACACTACTTTTGaaggaattcttttcttcttttgtgatggaaaaaaatctgtaaaaataaaattgaattaaataaaagtgctttccaaattttaaaagTGTTGCACAACCGGGTAGCGTAAAGTttgaaatgtgatttttttagttAATTAAAAATACACAATTAACTGTTTTTTGATTCGTAGATAGTTTTAGCATTAACCCTTCCCTCatgtttttcatgtttttctctaaaaaaaattcccacgaCGAAATTTTCGACCTGATATGATGATGAGGTCAGATAAGGAAAGTTATGCGGTATCGTGCaaaatatggatttttctggaaacatttttgcaaaaagacCTTGATTCCCGATCCAAACTCATTACTATGTATTCCAAATTACACATAAGTTCTCAAATTCccattctaatttttcatttttgtttaatattcttgttattatttgttattcttattactgtcttattattattttatatttagtaTTAAACCTTACCAGCATgcctaaattaaattaaatatgtATGCTAgttacttttccttttttatcaaTCAGGAACCTCTGATACtccaatttttcgaaaattctcgATTACACTACAGATTTTTAGTATGCTTTTTTTAGATGGTGGAcatatttttccttaaaaaatctcctaaaaatgagaagaaacagtattgaaaagcaaataaatcgAAACGTTcattaaataaagaaaattatttttctatcatttcgTTTAAGAAAATCTGCATAATCCAGCATTTTAAGGATAATAGCGCTATTTTTATGACATAAACAAATGCAGACAATGTAAGTTGTGTTTATAACTGCCTGCTATTGCGATCTTAATACAAATTCCTGTGCAACCGAATGCAACATGAATCCGTAGTCAGGAAAAATATAGGAATAAAGCTAACTTCACAacataaaaatcaatagacGACCAGGATTATCGCAACACAAAGTTGAAATTTGACCTCATCAAAGtgtggagaaagaaaaagaagaaggaaaaaaggagaataacCGTGAGAGAAAAGTTGGGAAATGGCTTTGTTGTCATCGAAGACCACGTCGAATATTACTGAACATTTGGAACAGGTAGTCTCTTTCTCCGTCTTTGCAACGAGTGCATGTCGTAAAAGTACTTCGAcgggtttttttccaaaagaattTGTGCTCTTGGTATAGACGAGAGAGTTAGTTATTCACTTTCGAACAAAGCGCAAACCCAGAATATGAAAGTTCGTGAAGACACTCTCTTACCACCCCGTTCGAACGGAttatgtttccattttctcatATAATCAATGCATTGATGCAACGTATACGAGATATTCATATAGCCAAACATTGGAATGTCgtgggaaaaaaagttgtgacGACATGATTGGAATAATCCGTGATAGTTATTTTGGTCTTATTCAATAACTCACTACAATTATTAATTCCATGCTGTAgtagaaagtctagaaattttCGCTTAAAATTAATCTCTAGAAGAGGAACATTTAAGGCATCTACTTAGTTTACAATCAGTTAAGGAAGATCCtataaaaatcacaaaaagaatGATTAAAAGTGTTGTAGCGTCATCTTTATGGATAACATTTACCAGAATATCCCCTTAAATCCGGGCTAATCCACGTAAACTTGGAAATTCTACGGGGAACAGAACAGTGAAATCGTCCGTTTAAATTCATTACCAAAAATTTCGGCTTACATCTGACACGATTTCGAAAAATGGCAAGTTTCAACAGTAACCAgtaaaaatcaatttattaAAAGATGCAGTTAGCAAAGACACTATACATTATTGATTAACATTGCGTGTCGCATACCTCAATCGTCGCATCACAAACTTACCTTAAATCTACCGTAACTAGacatttttaattatatttcgtaacttttattttttataaaattaattttgagtAATTAAGAATacgataattttttctttttttcaaactcaaattttgaatgctaaaaattttgaacataCCATATAAATTTGATATGATCGCAAACTTTCTACAAGTTCTAACAAAAATGTGATAATCTcactcgaaaaaagaaagaaccaGAGAACGAtccaaagtaaaaaaaatcgatctcTTGTGTCTTGAATCTTTCAGATTTCAACCGatcatttgaatattttaaaaaatataaatttgcaagaaaacgAATACGTTTACAGTGGAAATACAACTACAAAGGTTTGTAAGAGtattctgaaaaatcaaacaaatacGCTCCCATTTTCCTAGGGCATATGGAAAAACAGTagagatcaatttttttaactgGAACAATAGGATAATATGGTCCACGAAAATGTTGTTGCTATTTAAATATCTACCTCTTATTCTAAAggtagcaaaataaaaagaaacattttacataacaaacaaaaatgacaataCTAGATTTATTTAAACGAATGACTCTTTTTCTCTGGACACATCCGAATAAGATAAACCCCGGAAAATGTACTTTAACGCTGCAAACTCTTTTCTCAACTTACCAATTCAACTATCAAAACTATAGATCGACGAAAGAACCAACAAAACAACTTCAGCTGGGTATCGTTTTCAAGTAACAAGTAAATTACAGCTTAGTTAAACATGTAATTTGAATAATCACTATGGATAAAAGACGTACATGTGCTTATTTAATTCCAaacctattttttcttaatcatGGTTTTTTAGCAATTTTATTACGAATACATCCATCTTCTATAATGCTAGATATCGGTCGAAGTAGTTTCCAGctaaaatataatacatacaACTTTTattgacaaacaaaaaaaaaacggatataATAAAATGACATTGGGTAATGAATAATCAAGGAATACAGATGACAAAGATGTTAACAAACAAATCTCcataatatttgttttcttatatGCCTTACAATATACAATTTTATCACTTTCATAAAAATacacaattattattaaatcgATCAGATAAGGTATGCATATGAGCTACAAAACCCGCTTAAAtagaaactttaaaaaaaaaggagtttgatgacttaaattaaatattctttaatttcttgGATAGATCACTGAGATATAAATCCATGCTGTgaagaaggaatgaaaaaattatacGGATGAAAATGTGCGAGAACAGGTCCCTACCACCTTTCACACATTTGTGCACTACTTAGTCCGATCTTCTACACGCTTAGCAATTCTATGTtagttttggagaaaaaaaaattctcaaaaaaaattgctaattAATTTACACTTACTTGAATCtgaaaatctatttttccTCGTCTCTCTAAATGTTTATCTCTACAAAAATATCCGTAAAATCCACGAGTACGGTTTAATGTAAAAGCTTTATGAGGAGATAGATGCTCACTTCTCACTCAACAGAATTCCTTGAATCGATTCCATTGTTCATTTCGGGATTAATCAAACTTAATTAGAAACTTAAATGTCAGACAATATAACCATTAGTTTTATGACTCGTAGTATTTGTtcaaattcattaaaatttttattttccatggGTGCACTTCAGGAATTCCGGAGGACATGGGGAACAAATTATTAGAAACTATTCAACTAACAATGTGAACTCCGCTATTTTTGATAGAAGTGACCCTAGCTGAAGCTGAAGAGCTAATTCAGGTTCATTGACGTTGAATACAGTTGGAAATGCCAGGATTATGTTATTCAACGGTTGATAGGTGAACGAAGCGGCGTCTTCCTTGCGCAAATGCTGCAATTCCAGGACGCAACTCGCGCTTTTCGCCGTTATCGAACAGAATGAAGATGCTTAACTCAAAAGAGAATCAACACGCTATGGTTCTCTCCATTGcctcatcagttttttttctaatttcacatAATTACGCAAACTTTAGACGTGTTCTCATGGTCGCCTGAGCTTGAACTCCCAATCGACTTCGAACTCTCACGTGAACCTTTTGTAAGTTTCGGTGACGTAGTTTTTCGTGGTGATgtcttttcaggatttcttgGCGACGACTTGTCGCGTGACCTAAAAACGAAACCTCAATTgttgtaaacaaaacaaaaaaatgtacacGAAATAACGTGCCTCAATCGTTTTATCAGTGAAACACCTCTCGCTCTTCGATTATTCCTTATTGTAGATACTATTTGTTCCAGGAAAATCTTCCCATCACTGAATTGCGATGAAGAAATCGTGATAAACTCACAATTCGGGCCCATTTCATTCGCCCATTGTTGACCCTAAAAATCGCCGATCCTTCGTTTTTTATCTCTCGTCATGACGCATCCGTCATATCACTAAAAATGCTGACTAAGCGCATACCTGCTCAACTGCCATTCCACCATCTTCGTGTGCTTTCCGGATTTTATCCATAGAATTCCGTCTACGAATACGACCTTCTCGTTCTGGATCGGATTCATATCCTACAACAATGTGGAGATTCTTAAAGAAAGTGTAAAAACTATGGATTAGGTcagattttcaaacatctttAGCGAAATCTAAGTTCTCGAGAAAGCTCTGGATTTGAGCCAAACACATCCGAAATTTACAGATATCCAGTAAAGAATCCCATCAAACGGTTTGGCTCAAATTTTAACACTATGTCGATCATACTTCAAACCTCTTCTTATGGGTTAcagtttctattttcttattgTATTTTGTCCTCAAAAGTTGGTAAAATTGTAGcattaaaaatacaaaaaatagaaaagtttgcctttgtaatgaattttgtaatttgtaattgtaattatttTGTAGTTCTTTGAGTGTTCTCCTGGGTAGCCCAAATAATAACATgtaaaattctacaaaaatacaCCGAACCTTCCGAAACTGAACTAATTCCTGTGGATTCGCCGTCCTCTTCATCCTCAACAACCTCATCAGAATCGCAAACCAAACGTAAAGGAAGCTGTaaacaaatctttttctttttgaagtttcaaactgtataaatatgaaaagatTAGAAACAGTTACGGTTAGAATTTTACTCGTCTCATACTCGTATCACATCGTATATGTTTGCCGACATTCCTTCATCACatgttttctggaagtttctgGGAAGAATACATCGAAAGTGTACTAAAGCCGTGTGTAAACTGTCAACCCAACTAACAATCGTTTGTGGTTTGTGATGAAGCATCgatgaacgaaaaaagtgagaaaaattcaTCCAGGGAAAAAAAGTCCCCATCCGTCCAGAGAATTCATTTTTGAGCATTTTGAGAGTCACATGATAAAATCCCAAATAACAACATTGTGAGCTTTGCTCTTCCTACATGAGACACTTATGAGGCGACAAACATCCAGGAAACGCATGACAAACTGTATTCAATGTTGAAGAAGAACAGGTTCTCCCGATACTGTCACGTGTTTCAGCGAgaactccaatttttttttccacccgGTGTCCGACGATATTGAAAAGCAATGAAGCGGATCGAGGATTTACTTGAATACgttagaaattttttgttccaaaaaaaaactcgttcaGAACGTGTAGTTCGGAGAAATTCCCAGCGATAACAGCTGAATTTCTCTGTtgcagaaaatttcctcataaataatttgaaaaaaaaagaacgatttcCCCTAAGCGCCCGCAGAGTTACagtttctaacttttttgaagtaataatCAGGAAATAACATTTTGCACTATGTTAACTTCGATTCTCTGGATGTAATCTCTGGATTAGGGCTCATGCCGCTTTTCtggttttcaaatttaaaatcatAACGCGGTTTCTTGCTGAATAAGGATTAAGTGGTAATAATACAACTCTAAAGGATTTAAGTGATGCCAAAAATTGGATAACTCCTGGAATGAGACTGTTTAGTCCTTGACAGAGAATACACTGAGAAATAGAAGCACTATCCAAgacaaaatcctttttttgccTTGCCTTTTTTTACTGGACCCAGAATTCGTCTATACCATAGTAATATATATTGTGAAACAGCGTAATTCATACATGCAGAAGTTTAATAAGGATTTTCTTAAGGAACTAATTAGTAGTATCTCTTTTGAGAATAAGGTGACCTCCCGAACAATGAGCGCCCAAAAACTATATCGCTCTGGGAGATTTTTTCAGGATATAACTATTGTAATCCGTGTAGCTTTCACTTACATTCTTTTTGAATGCTAAATCCTCTTCGAGCGCTTGTAAATGATGAAGTGAATTAAGCGAAAGCGctgaataaaacaataacGCAAGATCAGCACGTCTTATCGCCATTTCTCGACCACCGGTGTGTGCCTGGAATTCGTCATCCGATTACATTTTTATGATTTGTTATCGCAAATCATttcggaaaataaaatataaacaatttcaCTCACAAGTCCTGGATCGGTGAATTCTAGTAGTTCTTGTTTTCCGTTACAATCCACAGTCAAATAATGTACATCCGGATAGTGGACATGTCGTTCATATTTGGTGGCAGCTTGacacaatttttcaaactataattgaaaattaaattatcactattcactttcgttgcaaaaaataagaagaattctAATAAACGACCACCAAAATTACACTCCGGATAGAATATTCATTGATATTAGGATTTTAGAAAACATCTATTACTAATCAGCATCAGGACGTGAATTTCAAACAGTTTAGGTAAGCTTGAGACTTTCAATAGTTGTCAAGCATCGTTTTCATGGATTTAGGAGAACTTGATTCTAAAAAAACCACTAATTTGTGATAGTGGACCTAAATAGGAACCTACCGATACAGTAATGTATCGTGGGTCATTACCCACGAAGAAAATTCCTAAAGTGAACAACAGGCACCGGAAACTCTTGATCCGAAAAATCAAAAGGAGATAGATATCTTGATGTATGTTAAGCTAAAAGTTTGAAAggtccttttttctggaactgttATTCGTCGTTTGACTTCATAAATTGTCATTTGTGTTTTGACCTttagtttttctcctcctaTGATGGATCAGGTGTTCCTGAGTAAACAGTATCCCTTACGTGTGGCGCATTGTGggaattaacaaaaaaaagtgtacatGAGAATTTCCGATAAGCAGATggattttgtaaaatttctaGAGTTAAAAATAGCGACGATAATCcacgatgtttttttctttccctaaATAAAGCCTGCTACTGAAACCTgcattattcattcattcttaaTCAGGAAAGTGAACGAATTTTCagaaccatttttttaaatttaagttCAGCATGTGCCCTCAAAAATGGTATAGTTGTGTAACAAGTATTTATACTTCTACATCCAGTACAAGTAGGagcctaatttttttaaaaataaatttcaaaacttctACTATCTCCAAAACGTCGCAGAAACATTTCagtttaattaataattcatTCAAGAGAGGAGAAAAGTGAGTTTATCACTtaccaaaatatttttctgtggTGATCCAAGCATTACCACGTTCAACTCATTCGAAACAGCTTCGTCAGTTTTCATGATGTCGAGTAATCTGAAAAATTGTATTGTAGTTGTAATAatagtagaaataataatatatcaaAAATTCAAGAGTAAACGTTAGGAAACATTAACAATAAGAGGAAGATCATGTTTCCCTCAAACGCCAAACAAACTTTAGCCTTCACTAGTCTGAATGAATAGGTTCCATAACATGACAAGAAATACTTCGGGGGGATTTTTATGAGGGAAGAATGAATCGGATTACTGTATAAACTAAACAAGGAATAGATAACAACAATATATGTCTTTCTTCTCCTCGTTTTGAATGTATGAATGTATGCTGGAAAATATGGGAAGAATCTGCACCGTCACAATCGAACGTCGCCTTTATTTGCACAATTGAAAACCAAAGATTTACGGAAACGATCAGACGTGCGAGCGCCAACGTGGAATGATCCTAAATcgctggtgaaaaaaaaaatcccataaaACTCTTATCTGTAGGATTCAGTGAATGATCTGTGCAAGAGTATAATAGAAAATCATATCCGTTTTTAAAATCCTCTTACATACACAATATTACCAGTTGGTTAATCCTAAAATAGGAACGGAACGGAACGGAGCGCCTACGAAACACTGCGCGTGATTCTGATAACAGCCGTCTTAAGGAAGTGCTTCTTTTACGACAAAAATAATCATAGTTAAAGGGCTTCTATCGCCGTAAGATCAATGACTCCAACACCTTTGTTTGGCTAATTTACTTCgtttggatttaaaaaaaaatctcaccacTTCCATAAAATCTAGGCACCTGAACACTGAAGctattcattcaaatttttgaagaattaaacaaaaattaatagcaGCTCAAAAAGCCAGAGgaaacagcaaaaataaagccggcgatttcttcagaaacatTTTTAGCGTATAGAACACAAAAGAGCTTTtgcgagagaagaaaaaatcagaaaatttcctcaaaaggACAGCTGGCAAAAATCAAAAGGAGACTTACTGAAGGAGTGAAAActcaacaaattttttcttcaaaatacgAATTTCTTCCACGAAAATTGCATTTAAGAAATTTACACCTTAAAAGTAATACTGCTAAGTAATGTTTGGCCATCTGAAACGTACATGTGCAAATATTAATGTTCCATGTGAATGTGAAAATTCGGATGTTCCCAGCATTCCGGATTACTTAGGTGTTGTTCCGAGCTACACGTCGCACACGCAGTAAATTATAGTTACAGAAATTTTGttaagtaattttttctagtaattcCTATAATTTTTACAGTGCTAAAGAGCACTATTTTTAATCCTCGGACAATCATGACAAATgaaatttgattgatttcGAATCGAATAGATTTCGAATTTGATTTCGACTATAAAATGTGTTGATAGTCGAAAAGTCGAACTAATCAAGAATTCACGAGAAAACGCTGAAGAAGGTAATTAAAGCGGTGAAAATATTCCCAGAGAAatattggaaagaaaaatcttccatAGATAAGGTTTGCTTGGATGGAAAATACAGGGTTTTTTCACACAGATTAAAGACtattccaatattttttgtcCTTCAAAGAATCAAGGATCAAGCACAAGAACAACTGTTCCCAAATCAAACAAAACCATTGTTGAAGTaatcaaacaaacaatttAATGACGTGAAAGTACAGCGAGAAACAGTGGTGTTCGAGTGTATGTTGAGTGGGCGGAtaagtaaagaaataaacaaacagcTTTTGTTTTTACTGAATTCTCTATAATAGCTGTCGCTCACCACTCACTATACAGTGGATTTTTCCAGCAAACAATTATTACGGATTGATAAGCCTCGTCATTGAAATCTGTCAATTTCAATTccctaaaatgaaatgaaatcacttATCACCTCATATaagttttttcatcttttcatgtGAATTCCACTCTATTCTCGTATGCAAATCCACAAAACCGCTCAAACGAAAACAACCACATGTGAATGGAATGTGATACAATGCGGTTTGCACGAATATACGAATAATTGCATTAAAATTTACTACTAGTACTATTTACATGTACTTAATATTATTTAGTATTCAAAAGAGTTGCATCCATGAATGTGGTAAGAATTCCAACAGACgcaataagaaaaattcttggattttcaTTAATAGGAGGTCAAGAAGCTGCATCTAAACAGTACAAAGAtaacaaatattatttttttttattttttgagtaaaaatactaataaaaacCTCACGCAAAGTGTCAGCATCCCAGGAAATCGAGCACATGATTTATTTTCAGACCTTATCAATGTTTCTTTGGTGCTAGAAAGTGGTTAAGCTGTTGTTATCAACACCATATCTCTTTTTCCCTTGTTtttaaccaaaaaaagaacttctagACAATTCTGCAATTGCACAAAAAGATCGCAATAAACTTTTTTGCTGTATCTGAAAATAACGATGAGAATTTGTTGATATGGGCAGCGAACGTATCGGGGGAATGATTTCGATGCAAACGCATTTTTTGACGGGACGAAAACGACGGCACTCAGCAAACAGTACCAGGTCACAAAAGCCGTCtccctccctctctctctctatctATTTCCCTCGGCACTAAAATTCTCGTCACAACGACACGCCCAGTTGTGATGAGTGATGTGCTCTCTGGATCAAACTACGAATGATTCGATGGAACAAGTTCAACATTCCCGATGAACGTTTCAATCCCTCCATATATTCTCAATTgtcagaaagaaataataaaaatagaaatagaagaaacaacagaccaaaaagaaaagtttctggGATTTTGGAAAGTTTACTTGAACATTCCGGAAACCATAATCAATCTATGGAGTAACTCCTAGCATATCCATGTATATTAAGAAGGAATGCGTAAGTATGCCATTAATCCGAGCACTTAAAAGCTCCTCAGGAATAAATGGATTCGGCGATGGCTTGGTCTCGTACTCATAACTGATCACAATCCCCATCCTTAAAATGtagaatttattttgttaagaaaaaatatggtttggaaaaattctggCACAAAATGTTTCGCTAATTTTTGATGAGCGAAAATCCGGCCAGGCaggtgaaaattttcgaatcgtttgcgaaaaaataaattcaaaattcagaaatgtAGAACAAAGCTGTGCGATTTTTCCCCATTTATAGGAGAAACATGTAGTTTTTTTATAGCGAGAATTTCCGCATAATGGATACACGCATCGCATGCAGGTGTGCATTCAAAATTGTTgccattgaatttttttttcaacgtagATAACTACAAAAATTCGTACATTTGAGCGGGATTCTATAGTCACAATTAATCTCTCAATAAGCTGTTTCAAAtatataatttcaaaattcaggaaa is a window encoding:
- a CDS encoding hypothetical protein (NECATOR_CHRX.G26035.T2) produces the protein MKTDEAVSNELNVVMLGSPQKNILFEKLCQAATKYERHVHYPDVHYLTVDCNGKQELLEFTDPGLAHTGGREMAIRRADLALLFYSALSLNSLHHLQALEEDLAFKKNLPLRLVCDSDEVVEDEEDGESTGISSVSEGYESDPEREGRIRRRNSMDKIRKAHEDGGMAVEQGQQWANEMGPNCEFITISSSQFSDGKIFLEQIVSTIRNNRRARGVSLIKRLRSRDKSSPRNPEKTSPRKTTSPKLTKGSRESSKSIGSSSSGDHENTSKLLLLLLLLLLLLLLLLLLLLLLLLLLLL
- a CDS encoding hypothetical protein (NECATOR_CHRX.G26035.T1), which translates into the protein MKTDEAVSNELNVVMLGSPQKNILFEKLCQAATKYERHVHYPDVHYLTVDCNGKQELLEFTDPGLAHTGGREMAIRRADLALLFYSALSLNSLHHLQALEEDLAFKKNLPLRLVCDSDEVVEDEEDGESTGISSVSEGYESDPEREGRIRRRNSMDKIRKAHEDGGMAVEQGQQWANEMGPNCEFITISSSQFSDGKIFLEQIVSTIRNNRRARGVSLIKRLRSRDKSSPRNPEKTSPRKTTSPKLTKGSRESSKSIGSSSSGDHENTSKVCVIM